A genomic region of Arachis stenosperma cultivar V10309 chromosome 9, arast.V10309.gnm1.PFL2, whole genome shotgun sequence contains the following coding sequences:
- the LOC130949760 gene encoding uncharacterized protein LOC130949760, whose product MGFEKAGAERKLQLQELECLRLEAFENSRLYKEKVRVVHDKNIKRMEFRPGELVILYNSRLRLMPGKLRSRWEGPYRVEKAEPYGVFHLRHPSSHKTLKVNGHHLKLYHGEKIKDNKELEVFLLEDPSSADE is encoded by the coding sequence ATGGGATTTGAGAAAGCCGGAGCTGAGAGGAAGTTACAATTACAAGAACTAGAATGCCTTCGTCTAGAAGCTTTTGAGAATTCTAGGCTATACAAGGAGAAGGTGAGGGTTGTACATGACAAGAATATAAAGCGCATGGAGTTTAGACCTGGTGAATTAGTTATCCTCTACaactccaggttgagactcatGCCAGGAAAGCTGAGATCCAGATGGGAAGGCCCCTATAGGGTGGAAAAGGCTGAACCTTATGGCGTCTTTCACCTGCGCCATCCCTCAAGCCACAAGACCCTCAAAGTTAATGGTCACCACCTAAAGCTTTACCATGGTGAAAAGATAAAGGACAACAAGGAACTGGAGGTCTTTCTCCTGGAAGATCCATCATCGGCAGACGAATGA